In Glycine max cultivar Williams 82 chromosome 15, Glycine_max_v4.0, whole genome shotgun sequence, the DNA window CATGAGTGCCTTCGTAGCTTTTGAACAATTCTCCTTCTCATATAGTCCTGCTTCTGAACATGCAGAATCTATGTGTGAAAAGCTTCAATTGTAGACCTATATTTCACACCTTTTTCATGCTTTTGAATTTTAGTCTTATCTAATTAAGAATACTCAAAGCAATCATTAGTAACTAAATAACTTAAGGTTTGCTTCTTGATGATTTGACATTATTAAAACTCTAGCTTCTAGAGGAACTTTTTCTCAACAAGTAATTAGTAcccatgataatttttttaataaatgtggCATCTCTAGTAACTTTTGTAATCCAATAACAATCTTAATAAGCAAAATTACTTTTGTCTATGTTCTTGACTATACAAATATtttccaaaacataattttaggtGTGTATAACAGAGAAGAGAGTCCAATAAATAGAAGGAAACTCTAACTCAATGATTAAACTGACAGCCTTATAAATAGTTGCATTATCAATCAATTTACACCAAATCTGAGGCTCCAACCTTTATAATTATATCTCTCATTTGTTTGACAAtgaattctttatcttttaccTCGTTAGAACACTTTATAGCCTTCAAAAGCATGAATTCACTCTCTAAAACATCCATGAAATTTTCTTAATAGAGATTAGTAATTGATAAAAATTGTTGAATTGCGCACGATAAACCTAAACAACCTAACCTAATTACAagttacataaaattattcGTAAAATAGCTAAAATGCTAAATTGaaagcaagaaagaaagaaaaaaaaaataacaaagacaAAGATATTAACAGAAATCagtttgatgtatatatatcatttgtGATTCATGTACAACAGTAAACCTGTGTCACGAAAACTACACTCAATGCACACCCAAAATTGAAAACTATGGTCACAAACTATCCTCTATAtcatgtatatgtatatatatatatatatatcttccaATGTCTATAAAACTCCATCCAAAACACAAACCGAATAATGAACGCAGAATTGCACGCTTATTACCTACCTAACCTTGTAATTATCATcaacaaaatgataataattattattattattactatagtttgaaaagaaattatatttacCCCCTTTGGTCCTCACAACATGCCCTagtctcttccaccaccaccaccacctcttaCTCTTGCAACTCACTTTTGACTTATTCCTTCTCATCAAACCCTTCAGCTCCGGTGGCCGATAAGTCCTAATCAAAGGCCACTTAATTCCATCAAAAAAACGGTGTCGTTTAATCTCAGTAGCACCCTTGGCGCATCCTAGCCTCTTCTTAGGGTCCTTCACCAACAACTTCTCAATCAAATCCCTCGCCTCAGTCATCCCAGGCTCCTCTCGCTCCGCCACGTGGACAAACCTCACATCCTTGCTCGACGCTATCTTGCGCAGCGTGCCCTCCTTGCTACACCCTTTAAACGGCGTCGTCCCGTACAACAACTCGTAAACGAAAACCCCAAAAGCCCACCAATCCACGCCGTTACCGTGACCGTTACCAGAAACAAGCTCGGGAGCTAAATACTCGTGCGTCCCAACGCTCGACCGTGAAAACGCCGTCACCGGTTCCGCCACGAACTCTGCaaccaatttttcttttctcctgtCTTGAGATCGATGACAGTTATAACTGAAACAACCGTTCGTGGGGCCCACTCGGCGTGGGGAGTGGGCCCGAAAGTCGACACAGGGTGCCACGTCAGATTTGAAGCACAAATCGAAATCTGAGAGCATGACATGGCCATCTTCACGCATGAGGACGTTCTCTGGTTTAAGGTCGCGGTAGACGATGCCGAGCGCGTGGAGATACTCGAGGGCGACGAGGACCTCGGCGGCGAAGAAACGCGCCGCCGCGAGGGGGAGGCGGAATTGGGGCTGCCTGCGGAGGAGGGAGTGGAGGTCGCCGCCGGGGCAGAAATCGATGAGGAGGCACGTGTAGTGAGACACGTCGATGCGCGCGTAGAGCGTGGGGAGGAAGGGGTGGTCGAGCGTTTGGAGAATCTCCGCCTCGGTCTGCGCGTGGGAGAGTTTCTTCGCTGTGAGGAGGTCTTTATCAACGACCTTGAGGGCGAAGTGGGCGCCGTCGTAGTCGCGTAGGCGGCAGAGGAAGACGCGGCCGAGGTTGCCGGAGCCGAGGTGGCGAAGGAGCTTGAGGTGGCGGAGGTGGAGGCGCCCGTCGGAGGAGAGATTGACGGCGGCCTGGATGGCGGACCAGTTAGGGTCGGCGCTCCGGTGGGGAAGGCGGTTGGTGACGGCGGCGGTGGTGTTTTCCGCGGCGGAGAATGTCGAGAGACGGTCGTTGAAGCTGAGGGTGAGGCTGCTGGTTCGGGCTAAGCTGGCTCTTGCACTGATGGTGGTGCGGTCGGTGGTGGTGCTGGTGAAGCTGAGATCGAGGTCGGTGTCGGGGAACAACAATGTGGGTTCGTCCATGGTTGTGGTTTTGGTTCTGAGAGattaacgttttttttttttgtatttaaaagGACGGGAAGACAGACAAGGTGGGGCCGAAGGTTCAAGAAGTTGACCTAATTGGAGCATTATATATGAAGATATGACTTTTCTGTTGTTCCTCTTTATGTCCTTGTACTAtccctttaaaattatatggttttaataatttttaaaattaaatattattattaaatattaatgtagCTGTGATCTAATgttattttcatgaaataaCATCTAAATAGCATGGGAAGCAGCAGTATAGAAGCCAAATTCACATCGGGACATGCACTGATCATTCAGAGGTTAGGTTGACCAACTGGAGTTCACATACTCTATTGCTTTCGttcttattattatatcattatgGAAGTTTGAATTATTactgtatttattattattgttattagctAGTttcatttattcataaaaaactaGGTTGATTCACTTGGGGTGAGAAAAAATTATAGGAgtaaagataaattattttaccatCAACCACATAGATCAATTGGTATGCATACCAATTATTCCAAGCTTTCAGTTTAACTAGGTTTTGTGTTTAAATTCTAAATATGTAACTTGTTgtgttaaatgtttttattgctcataattatcttatttaattcGAATATGATtgtgtaaaagaaaaatattattttatggtatAAGAAACGAGTGTCTATGATCTAGATTATTCTTTTCATGATATGTTGTTGAGATTTTTAATTGACAAGAACCTGTTAATAAAATTCTTTGTTTGCGTAGAAGGATACGTgcagggaagagagaaatgatgGTGTAGTAATAAAATTCTGTATTTCTAACGTTGTTGTTGAATAGGTAATAGTGACGCTCGTAGTAGATAAATGCTGCTAGGTAGTGAGTAGTAGTAATTAATTGTTTGTGTTAGTTCTTTGGAAAATGGAATGTGGATCGAGTTGTATTAATTCTACAAAATTCATTTGAATATAATAGCTAGAGCAGATAAGGAGTTGGTATCATGTTCGAGGGTGGTATCTTGTTATACAGTGAACAGTCCTTAAGAATGGACTCAATTGTGATATTTTACTTCCATTGACATTTGGCCAAGTCATTCTTTTCCATTTTGGTATTTTGGGTATTAATTAAGTCATTCTTTTCTTTAAGGAGTTCTTACATCTTATCATATAATTTTGGTGAAATAGTTCATAATTATCCTAAATGCATGCATTGAGCTCAAACTATGATACCTTGACTTGAGTGACtcatcaattattaattaaataacttattaattctttttattttatgaaattaatataGTATACTATATTATAATGCATATAATTTGTAAagtacttttttttctctcaaatataagcaaatcacattttcttatatttcatttaatgggactatattcaaaataattattattaggataaaaaaaattatgtttgatatcaaattttaataaatgataatttaagaaaaatatttatttatttatattgaaaatcatataatttaaagaAGTCAATTAATTTCCTTAATAAACAAACGTAAAGTatgtcatttttattattatatataatggaGACCAGAGGGAGTAGGAGTACTAGTTGAACatctataaattatatttattctttgGTGGATTCAATAAATTATCTTAATatcttgatttttaattatttttctgttaaaCTAAACAACCATTATTAATTGtaacaaaaacatgattaaatTAAAGCCTCAGTTGTATCTAACTAAACTATCCTAACCATTTGAAATACAATATCCTACAAAACAAGAGTAGAACAGTGGATTTACGATCAAAATCAACATGTTCgtaatttaatattgttttgtttGTGACTAAGGTTAAGGTAATAAATGAAATAGGAAAATGGGTGACGATGATGGTCCCAAGTGACATGAAGGTGGGGTAACATGAAAGTGTTGAAGCTCATAAGGGGTTGGGACCTACCTGGGAAGAAAGGGGTTAGTGATGCTGTCTGGCACGTGGTCAACAATGGCCCTACATTGTCGCCTACACAATTTCATTATTCCAATTTTCCCCACTTATTAATGCATTAGTATTACTTGGAGCAAGCTTATAATTCAGagttcataaattaaaaaatgggcTTCAACTTCCTTAATTAGGTAGCAGTAGTATTTAGTGCAGCTAAATTAGTAATGGAGGCTATACCAAAATTATGAACCTCCATCCCTCGTGATGAGAGAGATCCAAGTGGTATTCTTTAATGAGGAAATGTTAAATTTAAGAAAGTGTTAATATTCAATTGATAACAATAATGAAGGGGGATGGGTGATGTTCCCTAGCTTGCTCTTACTCTCTAGTAACCTTTTAGTcaactccaattttttttagggGATCTGATTCCCTCCAAAATTGACAAAATAAAGGAATTAAAGGAtgttatctaaattattttatacatattaataaaaataataatgaatagatgaaagataataattattttataaaattaatcttagatGATCGATTTATTTTGTCAAACTCGTAACTATTAATTGAATATTAACCTTGAGTTTCATCAAACATGATCTGAACCTCTGGCTAGATGTGTATTGAGGTTAATTAGTATCTGATCTTGGAGGGTATATAACATTATGTGGTTGTAAGTGATAAAGATGCATGGACACCCCATGCTATTTAATAtcttgagagagaaagaaaaataattataggtatgatatatgatatgatttgataaaaagaagattaaaaaaaaaaagatcaaataagTATTTATGATATAAAGGTGTCTGTATATCATTATTCATGTTGTAAGTAGCGTTGGTGTCCATGCATCTTGTGAGATATATGGCTACAGGTTTCATTTTTTACGcaattaatcaattactttagggggaagaaaaaattattcgaTGGCTATgctaattatataatttctttcACACTTGCAGCTAATTAAACTATAAATACTTTATCATAATGAACAATCCCCACAATATAAATCTGAAaacaaattaatcataattttattataataaaaaataagcctTAGAATTTAGAAATATCCTATACTAATTTGAAGCTAATTATTTGTTGCATGTCCTTTCTTTAACGCagtgtttaatatatataacatcggATTCTTCTTTTGCAAACAGTCTTCCGCGAATACtaagaataataaatatctCTTCTCTGAATGACCATATCATTGCTCAATATTTGTATAGACATATATTGCAAACAACTTAGTGCTTAACCATCCATGTGCATATGGCATGCCCATATATGTACACATATAAGTTTATTTATGACTGACGCATATTAATAGGTTCAACTTGCCCAAGTGTTTACTGGTATCCAAGGCAATGTTTAGTAGTTAATAATACTAATACTTATAATTAGTAATAATCAAAACATAATTCATAATACAAACAACAATTGATACCGATGGTAATGATTTGGATCATTAATCAAATAGTTTAGggtttaaattttaactttggATATAAAAAACTGTACTGAGAAAGAAATATTCACCTTATATACATTCATGACTTTTAATAAAGACTACTTACAACTTTTGAcaaagattattttatattaataccatgattaaaaaaacataattgataaTGTATATCCAAAGCCCTCTACAATCTCCAAATATCATCATATATATGTCACAAAAGTGTTGTCCATAGTGCTCAAAATCACAATCCACCACGATCACTTGAACTAAACCACGATCTTCAAACATGTAAGGTCACGAACAAATTAAGTTTGAGACATGTGAAATCTTACTATCCTCAAGAACTTACCTGAGCGATGCACAAGTTCCCAAAGATTTAACAAGCTCTTCCTAAAATTAATTTGGAGCATCAAAACTAGCAAGTAATATACCAAGGAAAAGAGAAGGGAATAGACTAGACAACTTCAActcaaaaaaagggaaaaacatcACTTTTATAGTTGAAAAATAGTCAcataaatcaatataataaagataattaacTAAATATAACGAGCAATTATTACGTTTAAATGAG includes these proteins:
- the LOC100778383 gene encoding serine/threonine-protein kinase WAG1 encodes the protein MDEPTLLFPDTDLDLSFTSTTTDRTTISARASLARTSSLTLSFNDRLSTFSAAENTTAAVTNRLPHRSADPNWSAIQAAVNLSSDGRLHLRHLKLLRHLGSGNLGRVFLCRLRDYDGAHFALKVVDKDLLTAKKLSHAQTEAEILQTLDHPFLPTLYARIDVSHYTCLLIDFCPGGDLHSLLRRQPQFRLPLAAARFFAAEVLVALEYLHALGIVYRDLKPENVLMREDGHVMLSDFDLCFKSDVAPCVDFRAHSPRRVGPTNGCFSYNCHRSQDRRKEKLVAEFVAEPVTAFSRSSVGTHEYLAPELVSGNGHGNGVDWWAFGVFVYELLYGTTPFKGCSKEGTLRKIASSKDVRFVHVAEREEPGMTEARDLIEKLLVKDPKKRLGCAKGATEIKRHRFFDGIKWPLIRTYRPPELKGLMRRNKSKVSCKSKRWWWWWKRLGHVVRTKGGKYNFFSNYSNNNNNYYHFVDDNYKVR